The following are from one region of the Ptychodera flava strain L36383 chromosome 15, AS_Pfla_20210202, whole genome shotgun sequence genome:
- the LOC139152340 gene encoding uncharacterized protein: MKKGGLKKVAIEQLAAQYVCVGYGCTSSMLEYFGKKHDELLLSWKNEVEHWSRREREVECQLQQIHADEDLTNNHTTPDTVLQYSALEEELKQVRQQMHPGYSFTGDNVDIRHHVRQITQSNQNKDHHLYHLVAYKNRVAGHHLPDDKPQANPLAVPLKQFLPSEEDQSTLIEEMALLVTWTWSKYIPSIADYGIHVDQTMHHENMESMKKKTEKVYLGVLDKNEQYGDDMIDIVEYLHAYVPGHSVDTDEQPVKILSGGDYLTFERHKEAQSSKRDGRTPSSRVEGLIPKVEDFHVQAEWQKVIWLHLYSTASCRDIGTLHAARNAINSRNVSSDPAKNFYASSELLDKFTDAYLVAGL; this comes from the exons ATGAAGAAGGGTGGGCTCAAGAAGGTGGCAATTGAACAGCTGGCTGCACAGTATGTTTGCGTTGGATATGGATGTACCAGTTCCATGCTTGAATATTTTGGAAAGAAGCATGATGAGTTGCTGCTGTCATGGAAGAACGAGGTGGAacattggtcaaggagagaaaGAGAGGTAGAATGCCAATTACAACAGATACATGCAGATGAAGATTTGACTAATAACCACACTACACCGGACACAGTTCTACAGTATTCAGCCCTAGAGGAAGAGCTGAAACAAGTGCGACAACAGATGCACCCTGGATACTCTTTCACTGGGGACAATGTTGATATCAGACATCATGTCAGACAGATAACACAGTCCAATCAAAACAAAGATCACCATCTCTACCACCTAGTTGCCTATAAAAACAGGGTTGCAGGTCATCATCTGCCAGATGATAAGCCCCAGGCAAATCCGTTGGCTGTCCCACTGAAGCAGTTTCTGCCAAGTGAAGAGGATCAGTCTACGCTCATTGAAGAGATGGCCTTACTTGTTACTTGGACATGGTCCAAGTATATCCCTTCAATTGCAGATTATGGTATCCATGTAGACCAAACAATGCATCATGAAAATATGGAGAGCATGAAGAAGAAGACAGAGAAG GTGTATCTGGGAGTTCTGGATAAGAATGAGCAATATGGAGACGATATGATTGACATCGTTGAGTATCTTCATGCTTATGTGCCTGGTCACAGTGTTGACACAGATGAACAACCAGTGAAAATCCTTAGTGGTGGTGACTATCTGACTTTCGAGCGCCATAAAGAAGCACAGTCATCAAAGAGAGATGGCAGAACTCCAAGCAGCAGAGTAGAGGGACTGATCCCTAAGGTGGAGGATTTCCATGTTCAGGCTGAGTGGCAAAAG GTGATTTGGCTTCACCTGTACTCAACGGCATCATGTCGGGATATAGGTACTTTACATGCAGCCCGGAATGCAATCAACTCACGGAATGTATCCAGTGATCCGGCAAAAAATTTCTATGCATCATCCGAGCTACTTGATAAATTCACAGATGCTTACCTTGTTGCTGGGCTCTGA